CAGGGTGTCCGGCACGGTGACTTCCTGAATCCACGGCTCACCGCGTTTGAAGCCGAGGTGCTGGATGAATTTCGCCGCCGTCATGATTGCATCGGGTGAGCTGGATTTCAGCGCCACATGGCCATCGCCATCGCCATCGACGCCGAAGGCAACGATATCCTTGGGCAGCATCTGCACCTGGCCAACTTCACCGGCCCAGGCACCGGTATTGGTGGCGGGGTCGAGATCGCCATGCTGAACCATGGTGATCAGAGCCAGCAATTGCGGGCGAAACAGTTCCGGGCGGCGGCAATCATGCGCCAGCGTTACCAGCGCATTGCGGGTGTTGAAATCGCCTTGGACAGCGCCGAAATCGGTTTCCATCGCCCAGAAGGCGGCGATCACGCCGGGGGCAACGCCGTATTCTTTTTCGGCCCGGTCGAAGACCGCGCTATATTGCTGCAATTTCTGCTTTCCCTGGTCCAACCGGCCTTTGGAAACGGTGCGGGAGGAAAATTCGGTAAAGGTCTGTTTGAACACGCCCTGGGCGCGGTCGCGGCCCAGCACTTTCTGGTCGATTTGCGCACCGGCCAGTGCCTTGTCGGCAGCCTCGGCCGACGCGCCATTGGCAACAGCTTCCGCCTTGACGCCAGCCAGAAAAGCGCTGAGATCACCGCCGCATTGCGGTGCCTGGGCAAAGGCCGTGCCGGCCATAAGGCCGCTCAACATGGCTGCGAGCGTGAAGCGAGACAGGATATGCATGGATAAAGCCCCCGGATATGAAAAGAACATGCTCCGCTCTGCCCAAGCTTTGTGACGGAAGCATGGAGAGGAGCCGGGTTTTGCCCGGCATGACGCAAAACTCCGGTCTGGAATTGTCAGTTTGCTGCGGTTTGCTGGGTCGGTAATGAGACGGCCTGCACCCATTTGCGCCAGTTCTGCTGGGTACCCGCAAAGACGTTTATGTCGGTATCGCCCTTGATGCCGGGGATGACGCCGGTCGAGGTATATTGCCAGAAGGCCCAGCGGCGGTCTGGATAGATTTCCGAGGGGTGCTTGGCGACGGCGCGGACCCAGAAATAATGATCCTGGAACGCGCCTTGCAAATTGTCCTTATGAAAATCGACCGATGTATAGATGATCGGCCGCTTGCCGTAATAGGCTTCCAGCCGGTCCATGAAGCGTTTCATCTCGCTGCGCACCACCTCAGCCGGGGGGCGTTTGGTGCAGGTCTTGGACGTGTGGTTCCACTCAACATCCAGAACGGGCGGCATGTCCATCGAGGCCTTCGGCACATTGGCGATGAACCAGTCGGCCTGCTCGTCGGCGCTGGAGCAGAAATAGTAGAAATGATAGGGCGCATGTGGCAGGCCAGCGGCATTGGCCTGCTGCCAGTAATCCGCAAATTTCGGATCGATCACATCCTTGCCTTCTGTGGCCTTGATGAAGGCGAAGGAGACGCCGGACTGGCGGACCTGCATCCAGTTGATATTACCGTTCCATTTCGACACGTCGATGCCGTGCACCTGATGGCGATGCGGGGAATTGATGCCGAAGTCCTGCGGGTCCTTGTCCTGGAATTTTGGCTGGATCGAGCCGGTTTCCATGAAATCGTAGCTCGTCGAAGTACAGGACGCCATTGCCAAACAAATCGGAATAAGTGCCAGGACCAGCGACCGCATCGAAAACCCATTCATTCAACTGTTATGCCAAGGCAGCGCATGCCCATGGCAAGATCAAAAGACGCGGAAAATCAGGAGATCACCGATCCGATGAAGCCAGACTGGGAAACCTCCAGCCTGACTTTGCTTCATCATCGTTAAAATGTGGTTATTTTCAACCGCTCATATCGATAGATCGAAAATACCGGCCTATTGGGCCGGAAAGAGCAGCGAACTCTCAGGCCGCTGGGCGGCGGATAATGGCATGCCACGCATAGCCACGATAGAGCGGTGAAAAGCTCAGTGTTGCGCCTGCGGCTTCAGTCTGGGCGGCCAGTTCGTCGCGCAGATTGGCCCGTGGCGTGACGTGAAACCGGGCAAGCCAGGCATGTAGGCCTGTTCGGAACCAGCCTGGCAATTGTTCCTGCTGGCCAAAATCGACGATATGCAGCGAGCCGCCGGGGTTTAAGGCGGCAAGCGAACAGGCAATTGCTTTTTGCCAGTCGGGGATCATCGACAGGGCATAGGAAATCAGCACGCGGTCGAAACCGGTCACGGCAAAATCCGCGGCGGTGAACGCCGAAGCGTCGGCGATGCGCAGATCTGGCTGGCGGGGGCGACCGCGAAAGTTACGCCTTGCCTGCACCAGCATTTCGCTGGAAATGTCGAGACCATAGAGATGCGACATCGGATAGAGCCGTTCGGTGCAGATCAGGTTGCGGCCTGTGCCGCAGGCCACTTCCAGCAGGCTACCATCCTTTGGCAGGTCCAGATCGACAATGGCGGTGTCACGCCCGAGCAGGTAATATTTGCGGGTCAGGTCATAGATATGACGCTGGCTGCGATAGACCTGATCCATCTTGCTGGCATGGTGCCGGTCCAAGTTCGGGCCGGAATGGTCCTGACCAATACGGGCATCGCTCATGCCGTCTTCTCATAGATATGGAAGCCGCCGTAAATCGCCGAGCGGTCAAGCGCGTTGAAATGCACGGACAGCTCTTTCAGATAGGACCATTGCTCGGCGAGCGCCGGGGAAATCCGACCTTCGATTACGCTTTTTTCGGCGGCGGTCCGGAAGATGACCCGCGCATCCTTGGCGGCGGTGCGGGTGATTTCGGTCCAGAGATCGTTCAACTGCTCGTCGGTCATCCAGTCCTGGGCATCGAGAAGAATGAAGCGGTCGACGCTGGCTGCGGGCTTGGTGGAGAGCAATTCGGTATAGCTGGCATGATGGACATTGACGCGGTCGACGCTGGTGCGGATCGTGCGGTAATAATCGGCCCGCAGATAATCCGGCAGCGCGCCTTCATGGGATTTTGGATAGCGGCGGGCGAAGGCCTGCCAGGCAAAATAATTATCCCGCAGCGAGAAGTGACAGGCGAGCTTTTCCAGCCGACCTTTCAGCACCGGGGCAATGGTGCCGGTTTCCGAAACGCTGGCCAGTTCGTCATATTGCTGCGGCGGAATGCCGAGGCCGAACAGCGAGCTTTTGCGATTGGTCAGCCAGCGGATAACAGGCTTTTCAAACAGCGGCGCGATGCGGGTTTCGAAAAACTGCCGTTGTTCGCGCGGGGTGCGGCACTGGGTGATTTCTTCCAGCTTGACGCCATGCAGGCGGGCCAGAAGATGCGTGGCGGTGATGAAGCGGCCCAAGAGGCCGGTACGGTAGAAATTGCCGTTGAACACCCGGATGCGGCGGCGTCCGGTCAGGGTGCGGCGGCTCCAGTAGCGCCGCGTGGTGGCGTCCAGATGCGGTGCCACATATTGCTCGACCATGGAGGCATTGCTGCGGGCATTGTCGGTTCCCAGCAGGCGCACCACGGCGGTGTGATCGGGCAGATGCCGGAAGGCGGCGAGCTTCAGCTTGTTGAGGGCGATGTGATGCGGGTTGAGATCGACGACGTCGATGCTGTCAGGCTCGCGCGACAGATAGGCCAGCATGTTGCAGCCACCGGAGCCGATGGTAACGATACGGTGTCCAGCGCCAAGCTGCATGGCCTGCATGTCGACATCCGGGTCTTCCCAGATCTGCGGATAGACCAGGCCGGAAAACAGCAGGCCGAACAACCGTTCCGACAAGCCCTTGCGTGACAGTGCATTGTGTTGAAGCAGCGCCGATTTCAGCTTCTGGTTTTTGCGGAATCCGGCATCTGGAACAAGTTCTGTCATGTGAAGGGTGCCCCGTTCTGAAGTTTTTATCGGAATAGTGGTTGTCCACTACAGTTTGATGACGGGGCCTGTTGACCAGTGGCCGGGCTGCGCGCCCGGTGAAAATACCGTGGTTTTTCAACCGTCATCCCCTTTCATGCCCGCTGTAATCATGCTTGCATGCAGACCTCGTGTGGCGGGTTGTGAAACAGAATCACCTTTCCGCTCCAGGTTATTGTTTAAGCATCGGATTTTCCGGATGTCGGTTCACAGTTCCCGATCCGCGACACCATCCGGGGCGGGAGGAAATCGCATGCGTTTGCTGATCAGGTTTGTCCAAGGACTGTTGCTTGGTGTCCTGGTGGTTATCGTCGGGGCTGCCACGTGGCTTTGGCTGGCTCCGCCGGAATTGCTGCGAGTCGGGACAGGCTACGCCGCCAAGATTGTTTGCTCAAATGTGTTCATCGCCAAGCGTGATCCGATGGACGTTTTGGCTGAGGATGTGCAGGCGCCGGGCCATCCGCTGTTGCGTTTCCTGCGGCTGGATGTCGACAGGGATGCAGGCATGGTCACGGCTTATATGTTTGGGGCTTTTGTACCCAGCACGGCCATTGCCCGACCCGGTCTGGGCTGCGCCAACGTGCCCGATGGAAAAATCGATGCGGCTCGCAAGGTGCATCTGCCGCAGCCGCTTGCCGTTGCGGCGGCCCCGAACCCGAACCCGGCACCCTGGCCGGATGGAACGGGCGCACCGCACACTGACCCGGTGCTGGCGGGCATTCTTGCTGATCCAGCCCTGACCGGGCCATCGATGCGCGCCACATTGGTGATTCGGGATGGAGAGTTGCTTGGTGAGGCCTATGGTCCGGGCTTTGGCCCCGATACGCCACTGATCGGCTGGTCAATGACAAAGACGGTCATGGCCATGCTGATCGGCCAGCGGATGGGGGAGGGCGGGCTTGACCTCGACAAGGACCATCTTTTGCCGCAATGGACCGACGGGCGCGCGGCAATTACCCTGCGTCAATTGATGGGCATGGAAAGTGGCCTGCGGTTCAACGAGGATTATGGCGATGTCAGCGATGCAACGCGCATGCTGTTTCTGGAGCCGGATCAGGCGGCATTCGTCGCCTCTCAGCCGCTGGACGCGACGCCCGGGACGCTGTTTCACTATTCGACCGGCACCAGCGTGCTGCTGGCCCGCCTGCTGATGGACAGCTTGCCGCCGGAACAGGCACTGTCTTATCCTCAAACATCCTTGTTCAAGCCGCTCGGCATGGCCAGCGCAGTGCTGGAGGCCGACGAAACCGGCACTTTGGCAGGTGGGTCCTATCTCTATGCCAATGCCCGCGATTGGGCCAAGCTTGCCCAATGCCTGTTGCAGGACGGTGTCTGGCAGGGGCGGCGTCTGTTGCCGGAAGGCTATGTAACAACCATGGCGACCCCGACAAAGTCATCCGGCGGCACCTACGGGCAGGGGCAGATCTGGCGGAGCGGGCCGGGCCGGGAACCTGATTCCACCTTCGGCATTACCGAAGAAACCCTCTGGTTTCAGGGTCATGATGGACAAACAATTGCGATTGTCCCGTCACGTAAGTTGATTGTGCTGCGGATGGGGCTGACGCCTGCCTGGGATAACTACAGGCCGCAGAAATTGCTGAAAGCGGTTCTGGACGCAATGCCGTAGGAAATCGAATCGACAGACAGGGACAGTGGTCCGTGTCGGCATGGACGAAGTGGTTTACTGCACTTCGTCCAGCAGGCCCTTGCGCTTGGCATCGAAATAATAGCCACGGGCATAGAGGCGAACGGCGTTGTCATTGTTGTTTTCGGCCACCATCCACGCACCGCGCAGATATTTGATCGCGTATTTCAGGTTGGTTTCCGGGTCGAACAGACCCTCTGCCGGACCTTCATAGCCTAGAGAACGGGCCGTATTATAGCGGATCTGCATCAGCCCGTAATTGCCACGACTATAGGCCGACGGATTGTAACGGCTTTCGCGGTGAATGACCCGGTGGATCAACGCGGAGGGCATTCCGTATAAGGCGGCATATTTGTTGACCAGGCCGTTGATGACCGTCGGGCCGCGGCTTGCCGTTTCACTTGTGCTTGAAGCGGAGCTTTTGGAGGCTTCCGGCGTGGCGCTCGGCACGGGGCCGGGGGCGCTGGTGTCGAATTGTGCATCAAGCAGGGCGAAGGATTTGACGACCGGCTTGGCCGGTGAGGCATAGGCGACCGACGATGAGGCAACAGAACCCGGGCGCGGCGTGGGAACGGCGGAA
The nucleotide sequence above comes from Agrobacterium vitis. Encoded proteins:
- a CDS encoding GH25 family lysozyme, giving the protein MRSLVLALIPICLAMASCTSTSYDFMETGSIQPKFQDKDPQDFGINSPHRHQVHGIDVSKWNGNINWMQVRQSGVSFAFIKATEGKDVIDPKFADYWQQANAAGLPHAPYHFYYFCSSADEQADWFIANVPKASMDMPPVLDVEWNHTSKTCTKRPPAEVVRSEMKRFMDRLEAYYGKRPIIYTSVDFHKDNLQGAFQDHYFWVRAVAKHPSEIYPDRRWAFWQYTSTGVIPGIKGDTDINVFAGTQQNWRKWVQAVSLPTQQTAAN
- a CDS encoding class I SAM-dependent methyltransferase, which translates into the protein MSDARIGQDHSGPNLDRHHASKMDQVYRSQRHIYDLTRKYYLLGRDTAIVDLDLPKDGSLLEVACGTGRNLICTERLYPMSHLYGLDISSEMLVQARRNFRGRPRQPDLRIADASAFTAADFAVTGFDRVLISYALSMIPDWQKAIACSLAALNPGGSLHIVDFGQQEQLPGWFRTGLHAWLARFHVTPRANLRDELAAQTEAAGATLSFSPLYRGYAWHAIIRRPAA
- a CDS encoding lytic murein transglycosylase; the encoded protein is MHILSRFTLAAMLSGLMAGTAFAQAPQCGGDLSAFLAGVKAEAVANGASAEAADKALAGAQIDQKVLGRDRAQGVFKQTFTEFSSRTVSKGRLDQGKQKLQQYSAVFDRAEKEYGVAPGVIAAFWAMETDFGAVQGDFNTRNALVTLAHDCRRPELFRPQLLALITMVQHGDLDPATNTGAWAGEVGQVQMLPKDIVAFGVDGDGDGHVALKSSSPDAIMTAAKFIQHLGFKRGEPWIQEVTVPDTLPWEKSGFDSGMKAGDWFKLGVKPRDGNTKFADLEGELVLPQGRKGPAFITYPNFGIYLEWNKSFIYTTSAAYFATRLEGAEAYLKGNPEQGLTDVQMKELQTKLKGLGYDVGEIDGILGGGTRDAVQKEQLKRNIPADGWPTPALLAAL
- a CDS encoding serine hydrolase domain-containing protein produces the protein MRLLIRFVQGLLLGVLVVIVGAATWLWLAPPELLRVGTGYAAKIVCSNVFIAKRDPMDVLAEDVQAPGHPLLRFLRLDVDRDAGMVTAYMFGAFVPSTAIARPGLGCANVPDGKIDAARKVHLPQPLAVAAAPNPNPAPWPDGTGAPHTDPVLAGILADPALTGPSMRATLVIRDGELLGEAYGPGFGPDTPLIGWSMTKTVMAMLIGQRMGEGGLDLDKDHLLPQWTDGRAAITLRQLMGMESGLRFNEDYGDVSDATRMLFLEPDQAAFVASQPLDATPGTLFHYSTGTSVLLARLLMDSLPPEQALSYPQTSLFKPLGMASAVLEADETGTLAGGSYLYANARDWAKLAQCLLQDGVWQGRRLLPEGYVTTMATPTKSSGGTYGQGQIWRSGPGREPDSTFGITEETLWFQGHDGQTIAIVPSRKLIVLRMGLTPAWDNYRPQKLLKAVLDAMP
- a CDS encoding DUF3419 family protein produces the protein MTELVPDAGFRKNQKLKSALLQHNALSRKGLSERLFGLLFSGLVYPQIWEDPDVDMQAMQLGAGHRIVTIGSGGCNMLAYLSREPDSIDVVDLNPHHIALNKLKLAAFRHLPDHTAVVRLLGTDNARSNASMVEQYVAPHLDATTRRYWSRRTLTGRRRIRVFNGNFYRTGLLGRFITATHLLARLHGVKLEEITQCRTPREQRQFFETRIAPLFEKPVIRWLTNRKSSLFGLGIPPQQYDELASVSETGTIAPVLKGRLEKLACHFSLRDNYFAWQAFARRYPKSHEGALPDYLRADYYRTIRTSVDRVNVHHASYTELLSTKPAASVDRFILLDAQDWMTDEQLNDLWTEITRTAAKDARVIFRTAAEKSVIEGRISPALAEQWSYLKELSVHFNALDRSAIYGGFHIYEKTA